Proteins encoded together in one Mycobacterium sp. MS1601 window:
- the argC gene encoding N-acetyl-gamma-glutamyl-phosphate reductase: MPKTVALAGASGYAGGEILRLLLGHPAVADGRLTIGALTAAASAGTTLGEHHPHLLPLADRVLLPTDIDVLTGHDIVFLALPHGHSGAIAEQLGPDTVVIDCGADFRLTDAAAWTRFYGSEHAGSWPYGLPELPGGREALNGATRIAVPGCYPTAALLALLPAVAADLVEAQVTVVAVSGTSGAGRAAKVDLLGSEVMGSARAYNIGGAHRHTPEIAQGLRKVTDKPVTVSFTPVLIPTSRGILATCTARTAASVAELRAAYEKAYASEPFVHLLPEGQLPKTGSVIGSNAAQLQIAVDSDAGTFVAVCAIDNLTKGTGGAAVQSMNLALGWTETEGLSTVGVAP, translated from the coding sequence ATGCCCAAGACAGTGGCGTTGGCCGGTGCCAGCGGATATGCCGGTGGTGAGATTCTGAGACTGCTGCTCGGCCATCCGGCCGTGGCAGACGGGCGTCTGACCATCGGAGCACTGACTGCCGCCGCGTCCGCGGGGACCACCCTCGGTGAGCACCACCCGCACCTGCTGCCGCTGGCCGACCGGGTGCTGCTGCCCACCGACATCGACGTGTTGACCGGGCACGACATCGTGTTCCTGGCGCTGCCGCACGGCCACTCGGGTGCCATCGCCGAGCAGCTGGGTCCCGACACCGTGGTGATCGACTGCGGCGCCGACTTTCGGCTCACCGACGCGGCGGCCTGGACGCGGTTCTACGGCTCCGAGCACGCCGGCAGTTGGCCCTACGGTCTGCCGGAACTGCCCGGTGGGCGTGAGGCACTCAACGGCGCCACCCGCATCGCCGTGCCCGGCTGCTATCCCACCGCCGCCCTGCTGGCCCTGCTGCCCGCCGTCGCCGCCGACCTGGTCGAGGCGCAAGTCACCGTGGTTGCCGTCAGCGGCACCTCGGGTGCGGGCCGAGCTGCCAAGGTGGACCTGCTGGGTTCTGAGGTGATGGGCTCGGCGCGGGCCTACAACATCGGCGGTGCGCACCGGCACACCCCGGAGATCGCGCAGGGGCTCAGAAAGGTCACCGACAAGCCTGTGACCGTATCGTTCACCCCGGTGCTGATCCCGACCTCGCGCGGCATCCTGGCCACCTGCACCGCCCGTACCGCGGCATCGGTTGCCGAGCTACGCGCCGCCTATGAAAAGGCTTACGCCAGCGAACCTTTTGTCCACCTGCTGCCGGAAGGTCAACTGCCCAAGACCGGATCTGTGATCGGCAGCAACGCCGCCCAGCTGCAGATCGCCGTGGACTCCGACGCCGGCACATTCGTTGCTGTCTGTGCCATCGACAACCTGACCAAAGGCACCGGCGGGGCCGCTGTTCAGTCGATGAACCTGGCACTGGGCTGGACTGAAACCGAAGGATTGTCGACCGTGGGAGTGGCACCGTGA
- the argJ gene encoding bifunctional glutamate N-acetyltransferase/amino-acid acetyltransferase ArgJ: MNIAPGSRILRTQGVTAPAGFRAAGISAGIKASGKLDLALVFNEGPDYAAAGVFTRNQVKAAPVLWSQQVLTTGRLRSVILNSGGANACTGPGGFQDTHATAEAVAAALSAWGTETGAVEVAVCSTGLIGDRLPMDKVLAGVREIVHEMAGGLSGGDEAARAIMTTDTVPKQVSLHHADNWTVGGMAKGAGMLAPSLATMLVVITTDAVATPDALNTALRNATAKTFDRLDVDGSCSTNDTVLLLSSGASEITPTQEQLNDAVMKVCDDLCAQLQADAEGVTKRIVITVAGAHTEDDAVVAARVIARDSLVKTALFGSDPNWGRVLAAVGMAPVTLDPNRISVSFNGSDVCIDGAGAPGARDVDLSGEEIVVRVDLGAGDAEASIRTTDLSHAYVEENSAYSS; encoded by the coding sequence TTGAACATCGCACCTGGCAGCCGGATCTTGCGGACCCAAGGCGTCACCGCACCCGCCGGATTCCGTGCCGCCGGAATCTCCGCTGGTATCAAGGCATCCGGCAAGCTGGACCTCGCGCTGGTGTTCAACGAAGGTCCCGACTACGCCGCCGCGGGCGTGTTCACCCGCAACCAGGTCAAGGCGGCACCCGTGCTGTGGAGCCAGCAGGTGCTCACCACCGGCCGGCTGCGCTCGGTGATCCTCAACTCCGGTGGCGCCAACGCCTGCACCGGCCCCGGCGGGTTCCAGGACACCCACGCCACCGCCGAAGCCGTAGCTGCCGCCCTGTCTGCCTGGGGGACCGAGACCGGCGCCGTCGAGGTCGCCGTCTGCTCCACCGGCCTGATCGGTGACCGGCTGCCCATGGACAAGGTGTTGGCCGGTGTGCGGGAGATCGTGCACGAGATGGCAGGTGGGCTGTCCGGTGGCGACGAAGCGGCCCGCGCCATCATGACTACCGACACTGTGCCCAAACAGGTTTCGCTGCATCACGCGGACAACTGGACCGTCGGCGGCATGGCCAAGGGTGCGGGCATGCTGGCGCCCTCGCTGGCGACCATGCTCGTGGTGATCACCACCGACGCCGTTGCCACACCCGACGCGCTGAACACGGCACTGCGGAACGCGACAGCAAAGACCTTCGACCGTCTGGACGTCGACGGCAGCTGCTCCACCAATGACACCGTGCTGCTGCTGAGCTCCGGAGCCAGCGAGATCACGCCCACCCAGGAGCAGCTGAACGACGCAGTGATGAAGGTGTGCGACGACCTGTGCGCGCAACTGCAGGCCGATGCCGAGGGTGTCACCAAGCGCATCGTCATCACCGTCGCCGGTGCGCATACCGAGGACGACGCCGTGGTGGCGGCCCGGGTGATCGCCCGCGACAGCCTGGTCAAGACCGCGCTGTTCGGCTCCGACCCCAACTGGGGCCGGGTGCTGGCTGCCGTGGGCATGGCTCCTGTCACGCTGGACCCCAACCGGATCTCGGTGTCGTTCAACGGCTCTGATGTGTGCATCGACGGTGCGGGCGCTCCTGGCGCGCGGGACGTCGATCTGTCCGGCGAAGAGATCGTGGTGCGCGTCGACCTGGGCGCAGGCGATGCCGAGGCCTCGATCCGCACCACCGACCTGTCTCACGCGTACGTCGAAGAGAACTCGGCCTACAGCTCATGA
- the argB gene encoding acetylglutamate kinase, with the protein MTAITTKAEVLAGALPWLKQLHGKIVVVKYGGNAMTDDTLKKAFADDMVFLRNCGIRPVVVHGGGPQISAMLKKLGIAGDFKGGFRVTTPEVLDVARMVLFGQVGRELVGLINAHGPYAVGVTGEDAQLFTAVRRSVTVDGVATDIGLVGDVQKVNADSLLDLIEAGRIPVVSTIAPDVVGIVHNINADTAAAALAEALGAEKLLMLTDVEGLYTDWPDRTSLVSEIDTDSLTALLPKLESGMVPKIEACLRAVNGGVPSAHVIDGRVQHCVIAELFTDEGAGTKVVPS; encoded by the coding sequence ATGACCGCCATCACCACCAAGGCCGAAGTTCTTGCCGGGGCTCTACCGTGGCTCAAACAGCTGCACGGCAAGATCGTCGTGGTCAAGTACGGCGGCAACGCCATGACCGACGACACTCTCAAGAAGGCCTTCGCCGACGACATGGTGTTCCTGCGCAACTGCGGCATCCGGCCCGTGGTGGTGCACGGCGGCGGCCCGCAGATCTCGGCGATGCTCAAGAAGCTGGGCATTGCAGGCGATTTCAAAGGCGGCTTCCGGGTCACCACCCCTGAGGTGCTCGACGTCGCGCGCATGGTCCTCTTCGGTCAGGTCGGCCGCGAGCTGGTGGGCCTGATCAACGCCCACGGACCGTACGCCGTCGGTGTCACCGGTGAGGACGCCCAGCTGTTCACCGCGGTACGCCGCAGCGTCACCGTCGACGGGGTGGCCACCGACATCGGCCTGGTGGGCGACGTGCAGAAGGTCAACGCCGACTCGCTGCTGGATCTGATCGAGGCCGGCCGGATCCCGGTGGTGTCCACCATTGCTCCCGATGTCGTGGGCATCGTGCACAACATCAACGCCGACACCGCCGCCGCCGCACTGGCTGAGGCGCTGGGTGCCGAGAAGCTGCTGATGCTCACTGATGTCGAAGGTCTCTACACCGACTGGCCGGATCGGACCTCCCTGGTCAGCGAGATCGACACCGACAGCTTGACCGCGCTGCTGCCCAAGCTCGAATCCGGCATGGTACCCAAGATCGAGGCCTGCTTGCGTGCTGTCAACGGCGGGGTGCCCAGCGCACACGTCATCGACGGCCGTGTGCAGCACTGCGTGATCGCCGAACTGTTCACCGATGAGGGGGCGGGTACGAAAGTGGTTCCGTCATGA
- the argF gene encoding ornithine carbamoyltransferase, which yields MSRHFLRDDDLTPAEQAEVLALAAELKQAPMSRRPLEGPRGVAVIFEKNSTRTRFSFEMGIAQLGGHAVVVDGRSTQLGREETLEDTGKVLSRYVDAIVWRTFAQERLTAMASGSTVPIVNALSDEFHPCQVLADLQTLAERKGSLKGLKLTYFGDGANNMAHSLMLGGVTAGIDVTIAAPTGFEPHPAFVAAARARAEQTGATVTLTGDASEGARGADVLVTDTWTSMGQENDGLDRVRPFRPFQVNAELLTKADSDALVLHCLPAHRGHEITDDVLDGPQSAVWDEAENRLHAQKALLVWLLENR from the coding sequence ATGAGCCGCCATTTCCTGCGCGACGACGATCTGACACCGGCCGAGCAGGCCGAGGTACTGGCACTGGCCGCCGAACTCAAGCAGGCCCCGATGAGTCGGCGACCGCTGGAAGGCCCGCGAGGCGTAGCGGTGATCTTCGAGAAGAACTCCACCCGCACTCGGTTCTCGTTCGAGATGGGTATCGCTCAACTCGGTGGGCATGCCGTGGTGGTGGACGGCCGCTCCACCCAGCTGGGCCGCGAGGAGACCCTGGAGGACACCGGAAAGGTGTTGTCCCGCTACGTCGATGCCATCGTCTGGCGCACCTTCGCCCAGGAGCGGTTGACGGCCATGGCCTCGGGCTCGACAGTACCGATCGTCAACGCGCTGTCCGACGAGTTCCACCCCTGCCAGGTGTTGGCCGATCTGCAGACCCTGGCTGAGCGCAAGGGCTCGCTGAAGGGCTTGAAGCTGACCTACTTCGGCGACGGCGCCAACAACATGGCGCACTCGCTGATGCTCGGGGGTGTCACCGCCGGCATCGATGTCACCATCGCCGCACCCACGGGCTTCGAACCGCACCCGGCGTTCGTCGCTGCGGCCCGGGCCCGTGCCGAACAGACCGGTGCCACCGTCACTCTCACCGGAGACGCGTCCGAAGGTGCGCGCGGCGCCGACGTCCTGGTGACCGACACCTGGACCTCGATGGGACAGGAGAACGACGGCCTGGACCGGGTGCGTCCGTTTCGGCCGTTCCAGGTGAACGCCGAGCTGCTGACCAAAGCGGACTCCGACGCCCTTGTGCTGCACTGCCTTCCAGCTCATCGTGGGCACGAGATCACCGACGACGTGCTCGACGGCCCCCAGAGTGCGGTCTGGGACGAGGCAGAGAACCGGCTGCACGCCCAGAAAGCGCTCCTGGTGTGGTTGCTAGAGAACAGATGA
- a CDS encoding arginine repressor, with protein sequence MTATTRAGRQARIVALLSEQSVRSQSELAGLLAAEGIDVTQATLSRDLEELGAVKLRGADGGVGAYVVPEDGSPVRGVTGGTERVTRLLSDLLVSTDASGNLAVLRTPPGAAHYLASAIDRASLPYVVGTIAGDDTILVVAREPMTGAELASTFENLQ encoded by the coding sequence ATGACAGCGACCACCCGTGCCGGACGGCAGGCCCGTATCGTGGCACTGCTGTCGGAGCAGTCGGTGCGCAGCCAGAGCGAACTCGCGGGCCTGCTGGCCGCCGAGGGCATCGACGTCACCCAGGCAACCTTGTCGCGTGACCTCGAGGAACTGGGTGCGGTGAAACTGCGTGGCGCCGACGGCGGCGTCGGTGCCTACGTCGTCCCCGAAGACGGCAGCCCGGTACGCGGGGTCACCGGCGGCACCGAACGGGTGACCCGGCTGCTGTCCGATCTGCTGGTGTCCACAGATGCCAGCGGTAATCTCGCGGTGCTGCGCACCCCGCCGGGCGCAGCGCACTACCTGGCCAGTGCCATCGACCGGGCGTCGCTGCCGTATGTCGTCGGCACCATCGCCGGAGACGACACCATCCTGGTGGTGGCCAGGGAGCCGATGACCGGCGCCGAACTTGCTTCGACCTTCGAAAACCTGCAGTAA
- a CDS encoding argininosuccinate synthase translates to MSDRVILAYSGGLDTSVAISWIGKETGREVVAVAIDLGQGGEDMEVVRQRALDCGAVEAVVVDARDEFANEYCLPTIQSNALYMDRYPLVSAISRPLIVKHLVAAAREHNGGIVAHGCTGKGNDQVRFEVGFASLAPDLEVLAPVRDYAWTREKAIAFAEENAIPINVTKRSPFSIDQNVWGRAVETGFLEHLWNAPTKDVYDYTEDPTLNWSSPDEVIVGFDKGVPVSIDGRPVSVLEAIVELNRRAGAQGVGRLDVVEDRLVGIKSREIYEAPGAMVLITAHTELEHVTLERELGRYKRGTDQKWGELVYDGLWYSPLKRALESFVAHTQEHVTGEIRMVLHGGHIAVNGRRSPTSLYDFNLATYDEGDSFDQSSAKGFVHVHGLSSKISAKRDLSL, encoded by the coding sequence ATGTCCGATCGCGTCATCTTGGCGTACTCCGGCGGGCTGGACACTTCGGTGGCCATCAGCTGGATCGGCAAGGAGACCGGCCGTGAGGTCGTCGCCGTCGCCATCGACCTGGGCCAGGGCGGTGAGGACATGGAGGTCGTCCGGCAGCGCGCACTGGACTGCGGGGCCGTCGAAGCCGTCGTTGTCGACGCCCGCGACGAGTTCGCCAACGAGTACTGCCTGCCGACCATCCAGTCCAACGCGCTCTACATGGACCGCTACCCGCTGGTGTCAGCCATCAGCCGTCCGCTGATCGTGAAGCATCTCGTGGCTGCCGCCCGCGAGCACAACGGCGGCATCGTCGCCCACGGCTGCACCGGCAAGGGCAACGACCAGGTGCGCTTCGAGGTCGGTTTCGCGTCGCTGGCCCCCGATCTGGAGGTCCTCGCCCCGGTCCGCGACTACGCCTGGACTCGCGAGAAGGCCATTGCGTTCGCCGAGGAGAACGCCATCCCGATCAACGTCACCAAGCGCTCGCCGTTCTCCATCGACCAGAACGTGTGGGGCCGGGCGGTGGAAACCGGCTTCCTGGAACACCTCTGGAACGCCCCCACCAAAGACGTCTACGACTACACCGAAGACCCGACCCTCAACTGGAGTAGCCCCGACGAGGTGATCGTGGGCTTCGACAAGGGTGTCCCCGTCTCGATCGACGGCCGTCCCGTGAGCGTGCTGGAGGCCATCGTCGAGCTCAACCGCCGCGCCGGCGCGCAGGGCGTCGGTCGTCTGGACGTGGTGGAAGACCGCCTGGTCGGCATCAAGAGCCGGGAGATCTACGAAGCCCCTGGCGCGATGGTGCTGATCACCGCACACACCGAGCTCGAACACGTCACCCTCGAGCGCGAGCTGGGTCGCTACAAGCGCGGCACCGACCAGAAGTGGGGCGAGCTGGTGTACGACGGCCTCTGGTATTCGCCGCTGAAGCGCGCGCTGGAGTCGTTCGTCGCGCACACCCAGGAACACGTCACCGGCGAGATCCGGATGGTGCTGCACGGCGGGCACATCGCGGTCAACGGCCGTCGCAGCCCCACCTCGCTCTACGACTTCAACCTGGCCACCTACGACGAGGGCGACAGCTTCGACCAGTCGTCGGCCAAGGGCTTTGTGCACGTGCACGGCCTGTCGTCGAAGATCTCGGCCAAGCGCGACCTCAGCCTGTAA